One stretch of Chitinophaga pendula DNA includes these proteins:
- a CDS encoding TolC family protein: MKKILVAMLAVSLGSAVHAQQRLDTAVLLKLPADPANVTRFKQKLVELAIQNPDVRKYALEKQMVKYETTIAGAKWANHFSASGNLNEFTLENKGSANNFFPRYNFGVTLPIGNLIAIPAEVKRTRANAKLIDVQRESEVLQIKARVLRYYEEYAANKRLLELHQPILEDALVYYNQVEEKFKAGEKETNITTYKEAYKFYNDAMTQRVVLERNLRQSKVDLEGIVGMTLEEVMMQL; the protein is encoded by the coding sequence ATGAAAAAAATTCTAGTGGCCATGCTGGCGGTTTCGCTGGGTAGCGCCGTACATGCTCAACAGCGTTTGGATACTGCTGTATTACTGAAATTGCCGGCAGACCCTGCTAACGTAACTCGTTTCAAACAGAAACTGGTAGAACTGGCAATACAAAACCCGGACGTACGTAAATACGCCCTGGAAAAACAAATGGTGAAATACGAAACAACGATCGCCGGCGCTAAGTGGGCCAACCATTTCTCTGCCTCTGGCAACTTGAATGAGTTCACCCTCGAAAACAAAGGCAGTGCCAACAACTTCTTCCCTCGTTACAACTTCGGGGTAACTTTACCGATCGGTAACCTGATCGCCATCCCTGCAGAAGTAAAACGTACCCGCGCCAACGCCAAACTGATCGACGTACAGCGAGAATCTGAAGTACTGCAGATCAAAGCCCGCGTATTACGCTACTACGAAGAGTATGCGGCTAACAAACGCCTCCTGGAATTACACCAGCCCATCCTCGAAGATGCTTTGGTATACTACAACCAGGTAGAAGAGAAATTTAAAGCCGGCGAAAAAGAAACTAACATCACCACTTACAAAGAAGCCTACAAATTCTACAACGATGCCATGACGCAACGCGTAGTATTAGAGCGCAATCTCCGCCAGTCAAAAGTAGACCTCGAAGGTATCGTAGGTATGACACTGGAAGAAGTAATGATGCAGCTGTAA
- a CDS encoding glycosyltransferase — protein MLGILVTVIEFVFFSYVGGCIIYNLCLSLAGRIIRRKPVRPVPGETAYARVAILVPAYKEDEVILSVADSYARLDYPADRYEVIVIADSLQPATLHKLSQTSVRVLEVSFQQSTKAKALNAAFERLDDVYDLGLICDADNMLENDFLLKVNKAFQDGEYAIQAQRVAKNLDTPFAILDAANEIIANHMYRKGANALGLSASVIGSGMAFHWPLIKSMMQEIQAIGGFDKVLQQLVIAKGHSIFYLEEARIYDEKVENQEAFQHQRRRWLSAQFVYLGKYWSKGWAALFRGQVDYFNMTICQNLMIPRMILVAATTLLCVLSLLLQPYLSIQPIWWITLFVLNCISLLVPIPALFYRRYLWTALINLPKAMLIMIGLLFRLKGANKKFIHTKHTKTGINNPLLDAVNK, from the coding sequence ATGCTTGGAATATTAGTTACTGTCATTGAGTTCGTTTTCTTTTCTTACGTAGGAGGATGCATCATTTACAATCTATGTTTATCACTTGCGGGCCGTATTATCCGGCGTAAACCGGTGCGACCTGTACCGGGTGAAACGGCTTATGCCCGGGTAGCTATACTGGTACCTGCTTACAAGGAGGATGAAGTGATCCTTTCGGTGGCAGACAGTTATGCGCGGCTGGACTATCCTGCAGACCGTTACGAAGTGATCGTGATTGCAGATAGCCTGCAACCAGCGACGTTACATAAGCTGTCACAGACCAGTGTACGGGTACTGGAAGTGAGTTTTCAACAGAGTACTAAAGCCAAAGCATTGAACGCGGCTTTTGAAAGACTGGATGATGTGTATGACCTGGGGTTGATATGTGATGCGGACAATATGCTGGAAAATGACTTCCTGTTGAAAGTGAACAAAGCTTTCCAGGATGGAGAATATGCTATACAGGCGCAACGGGTGGCTAAAAACCTGGATACGCCTTTTGCCATATTAGATGCCGCCAATGAGATCATTGCCAACCATATGTATCGTAAGGGCGCTAATGCCTTAGGGCTTTCTGCCTCTGTAATCGGGTCCGGCATGGCCTTTCACTGGCCGCTGATCAAATCCATGATGCAGGAGATACAGGCGATCGGTGGTTTTGACAAGGTATTACAGCAGCTGGTGATCGCGAAGGGACATAGTATTTTCTACCTGGAGGAAGCGCGTATTTATGATGAGAAGGTAGAAAACCAGGAGGCTTTCCAACATCAGCGCAGGCGTTGGCTTTCTGCTCAGTTTGTATACCTGGGTAAATATTGGAGTAAAGGTTGGGCGGCATTGTTCAGGGGACAGGTGGATTATTTCAATATGACCATCTGCCAGAACCTGATGATCCCCCGGATGATACTGGTAGCGGCGACTACGCTGTTGTGTGTACTAAGCCTGTTATTGCAGCCTTACCTTTCCATTCAGCCTATCTGGTGGATCACTTTGTTCGTGCTGAACTGTATCAGTCTATTGGTACCGATCCCGGCCTTGTTTTACCGCCGGTATCTGTGGACAGCGCTGATCAATCTGCCGAAAGCGATGCTGATCATGATAGGGTTGTTATTCCGTCTAAAAGGCGCCAACAAGAAATTCATTCACACGAAACATACGAAAACAGGAATCAATAATCCATTGTTAGATGCCGTCAACAAGTAA
- a CDS encoding glycosyltransferase family 2 protein codes for MPSTSNIAAPLVSVITVNYNNSRVTEELLVSIGRISYTHLEVIVVDNASAEDPTAALQALMPTVRVIRSDKNLGFAGGNNLGIKAAKGDFLFLVNNDTEFTEGLIEGLVEVFREHADAGVVSPKFHYFFHPGTIEYAGYNEVDRLTGRNSMVGCHEPDNGQYDQLSATNYAHGGGMMISRRALEEVGLMPEVYFLYYEEFDWCEMFKRKGYKIYYQYKSLLYHKESMTTGKNSPLKTYYLTRNRILFMRRNVQLPSRMVFLLYFSFFTIPKNTLVFILKREKVHLKAFWNGIFWHLRHLKNSKEVCVA; via the coding sequence ATGCCGTCAACAAGTAATATAGCTGCACCACTGGTCTCTGTGATCACGGTTAACTATAACAACAGCCGGGTAACGGAGGAGTTGTTGGTTTCCATCGGCCGTATCAGCTATACCCACCTCGAGGTGATCGTAGTGGATAATGCTTCCGCTGAAGATCCTACGGCGGCTTTGCAGGCGCTGATGCCGACGGTGCGGGTGATCCGGAGCGACAAGAACCTGGGGTTCGCAGGGGGCAACAATCTGGGCATTAAAGCAGCCAAAGGGGATTTCCTATTTCTGGTCAATAACGATACAGAATTCACAGAAGGATTGATAGAGGGGCTGGTAGAGGTATTCCGGGAGCATGCAGATGCGGGGGTGGTGAGTCCTAAATTCCATTACTTCTTCCATCCCGGTACAATTGAATATGCAGGTTATAATGAGGTAGACCGGCTGACCGGCCGTAACAGTATGGTCGGTTGTCACGAGCCGGATAATGGTCAGTATGACCAGTTATCAGCGACCAACTATGCCCATGGCGGCGGGATGATGATCTCGCGCAGGGCATTGGAGGAAGTAGGATTGATGCCGGAAGTTTATTTCCTTTACTACGAAGAGTTTGACTGGTGTGAGATGTTCAAACGTAAAGGGTATAAGATCTACTATCAGTATAAGTCGCTCCTCTATCATAAGGAGTCGATGACGACGGGAAAGAACAGTCCGCTGAAGACGTATTATCTGACCCGCAACCGCATTCTATTTATGCGCAGGAATGTACAGTTACCGTCCCGGATGGTATTCCTGCTTTATTTCAGTTTTTTCACTATTCCGAAAAATACGCTGGTATTTATACTGAAACGCGAGAAAGTACATTTGAAGGCTTTCTGGAACGGTATATTCTGGCATCTCAGACATCTTAAAAACAGTAAGGAAGTATGTGTGGCATAG
- a CDS encoding exopolysaccharide transport family protein produces the protein MDIIYFVKALLKKKWWIIISTIAALALAFVFTMDRPRLYVSNAQMSTGFTTNDQIRLRDENTNVSEMDLKFGNVIQTMQSPIVISLLQYDLLIHDLTSNKPFTRLTKDDMKSPEYREFDKEAAYHLCKNKLDSLQMLTSYRPEERKVLEYMKLCKYDYESIRKMLSVNRAQRTDYIDISYRSTNPELSAYVVNTLYKEFTKYYRSLRSERSVENIESFEGLVAQKKSELDIKVEALRAFKASQGLLNVEAASGNELSLIAQLEKTLLDEKANSNILSSSLQSTNQQIAALSEGKTAFNNNNEIVALRKQLNQANEEYLRTGSSDDELGAKVKSLRSQLQRAMTSGNTGGGGQALSREELQQKKASLEADLNAARLNIANLQAKIGSLKNSVGSYANKEATVSTLQQEVTLAQDEYNKLKEKLNAAVDNRNAPQDNFRQTLQGQPAFKPESSKRIVLMGMAGVSVFLLSTLGILFMEFFDGSIKSPSIFEKNVGLKLISTINHTDLHKHSILEVIQRQEVHKKLSRQNSFRELLRKLRYEIESSGKSIFLFTSTEPQQGKTTLVQAIAYSLSLSNKKVLVLDTNFCNNDLTVQLNAKPTLESFSIEPENFSIDKVKEMVTTYSIEGIEVFGCKGGDYTPSEILPKNHLLNYLPQLAQYYDFILMEGAPLNDYTDSKELAQYAEGVIAIFSSRATVKQNDKESIQFLQSLGPKFMGAVLNAVKDDYLEL, from the coding sequence ATGGATATAATATATTTCGTTAAGGCCCTGCTGAAAAAGAAATGGTGGATCATCATCAGTACCATCGCTGCATTGGCACTGGCGTTCGTCTTTACCATGGACCGCCCGCGCTTATATGTATCCAATGCCCAAATGTCTACCGGATTCACCACCAACGACCAGATACGCCTTCGTGACGAAAACACCAACGTATCCGAGATGGACCTCAAGTTCGGTAATGTCATCCAAACCATGCAATCCCCCATCGTGATCAGCCTCCTGCAATACGACCTGCTGATACACGACCTGACCTCCAACAAACCTTTTACCCGCCTTACAAAAGACGATATGAAATCGCCTGAGTATCGCGAATTCGATAAAGAAGCCGCCTACCACCTCTGCAAAAACAAACTGGATAGCCTCCAGATGCTGACCTCCTACCGCCCGGAAGAGAGAAAAGTACTGGAGTACATGAAACTCTGTAAATACGATTATGAGTCTATCCGCAAAATGCTATCCGTCAACAGAGCACAGCGTACCGATTATATCGATATCTCCTACCGTTCCACCAACCCGGAGCTATCTGCTTATGTAGTGAACACCCTCTATAAAGAATTCACTAAATACTACCGCAGTCTGCGTTCCGAACGCTCTGTAGAAAATATCGAGAGCTTCGAAGGCCTCGTGGCCCAGAAAAAAAGCGAACTGGATATCAAAGTGGAAGCACTCCGCGCATTCAAAGCCTCTCAAGGACTGCTGAACGTAGAAGCCGCCAGCGGCAACGAGCTCAGCCTCATCGCACAGCTCGAAAAAACACTGCTCGACGAAAAAGCCAACAGCAACATCCTCTCCTCTTCCCTTCAAAGCACCAATCAGCAGATCGCTGCACTAAGCGAAGGCAAGACCGCATTCAATAACAACAACGAGATCGTAGCCCTGCGTAAACAGCTGAATCAGGCTAACGAAGAATACCTCCGCACGGGTAGCTCCGACGACGAACTGGGCGCTAAAGTGAAATCCTTACGCTCCCAACTTCAACGAGCCATGACGTCAGGTAATACGGGCGGCGGCGGACAAGCACTGTCCAGAGAAGAACTGCAGCAAAAGAAAGCCTCCCTGGAAGCAGATCTCAATGCAGCAAGACTTAACATCGCCAACCTGCAAGCTAAAATAGGCTCCCTTAAAAATTCCGTAGGCTCTTACGCCAACAAGGAAGCTACCGTTAGCACCTTACAACAGGAAGTAACACTGGCACAGGATGAATACAATAAACTAAAGGAAAAACTCAACGCAGCTGTCGACAACCGCAATGCACCACAGGACAACTTCCGTCAGACGCTACAGGGACAGCCGGCTTTCAAACCGGAATCCTCCAAACGTATCGTACTCATGGGCATGGCAGGTGTATCCGTATTCCTGCTGTCTACACTGGGTATCCTCTTTATGGAGTTCTTCGATGGCTCTATCAAATCACCGTCTATATTTGAAAAAAACGTAGGCCTTAAACTGATCAGCACCATCAATCACACCGACCTGCATAAACACAGCATACTCGAAGTGATACAACGCCAGGAAGTACATAAGAAACTGTCCCGCCAGAACAGCTTCCGCGAGCTGCTGCGTAAACTGCGTTATGAAATAGAAAGTAGTGGCAAGTCCATCTTCCTGTTCACCAGTACAGAACCACAACAGGGTAAGACCACCCTCGTACAGGCGATCGCTTACAGCCTCAGCCTGAGCAACAAAAAAGTACTGGTGCTGGATACTAACTTCTGTAATAACGACCTTACCGTTCAACTCAACGCCAAGCCGACATTAGAGTCCTTCTCTATAGAACCGGAAAATTTCAGCATTGATAAAGTGAAAGAGATGGTGACCACCTACTCCATCGAAGGCATCGAAGTCTTCGGATGTAAAGGAGGCGATTACACACCATCAGAGATACTGCCTAAGAACCACTTGCTGAACTACCTGCCGCAACTGGCACAATACTATGATTTCATCCTCATGGAAGGCGCCCCGCTCAATGACTATACCGATAGTAAGGAGCTGGCGCAATATGCAGAAGGCGTGATCGCCATATTTTCATCCAGGGCCACCGTCAAGCAGAATGACAAGGAGTCTATACAGTTCCTGCAATCGCTGGGGCCTAAATTCATGGGCGCCGTATTGAACGCTGTGAAGGATGACTATCTAGAACTATAA
- a CDS encoding glycosyltransferase family 2 protein, protein MSFWYFVFWIGLAILFYSYIGYGIVLYIVLRIKRLLFGRPRTSEHAFLPDVTLLIAAYNEEDFIAEKIHNSLALEYPEHKLQIVIVTDGSTDNTNNIIRQYPRVQLLHDPQRNGKAAAVNRAMQYINTPFVVCCDANTVLNREAVYHLVQHFANDNVGAVAGEKKVIAADTEGQGEGMYWKYESLLKKWDAELYSVMGAAGELFAIRTSLYEPISPDTILDDFMISFHINMKGKKVMYEPKAYAMESSSASLTEEHKRKVRISAGGFQSILRLLPLLNFFRYPRITWQYVSHRVLRWTLAPLSLPLTLIANILLVIGRAGYIYDILLVLQAGFYAAAFAGYTLAKRQVKNKYLYIAFYFLFMNMAVFQGFARFIRKRQSGVWERSQRSQMVLEQGQ, encoded by the coding sequence ATGAGTTTTTGGTATTTCGTCTTCTGGATAGGCCTTGCTATACTCTTTTACAGCTATATCGGCTACGGTATTGTATTGTACATCGTACTCCGGATCAAACGCCTGCTGTTCGGGCGTCCGCGTACCAGCGAACATGCTTTCTTACCCGATGTCACCCTGCTGATCGCCGCCTACAATGAAGAAGATTTCATCGCAGAAAAAATCCATAACTCCCTCGCCCTCGAATACCCGGAACACAAATTACAGATCGTCATCGTAACCGACGGCAGCACCGATAATACCAATAATATCATCCGTCAATATCCGCGTGTACAACTACTGCACGATCCGCAACGTAATGGGAAAGCAGCGGCAGTTAACCGCGCTATGCAGTATATCAATACCCCGTTTGTTGTGTGTTGCGACGCCAACACCGTGCTCAACCGCGAAGCCGTATATCACCTGGTTCAACATTTCGCCAACGACAACGTAGGCGCAGTAGCCGGTGAGAAAAAAGTGATCGCCGCCGATACCGAAGGCCAAGGAGAAGGCATGTACTGGAAATACGAATCCCTGCTGAAAAAATGGGATGCAGAACTATATAGCGTCATGGGCGCCGCAGGCGAGCTGTTTGCCATCCGTACCAGCCTCTACGAGCCCATATCACCCGATACCATCCTAGACGATTTTATGATCTCCTTCCATATCAATATGAAAGGCAAGAAGGTGATGTACGAACCCAAAGCTTACGCCATGGAATCGTCCTCCGCCTCCCTCACCGAAGAGCATAAACGTAAGGTACGTATCAGTGCCGGTGGCTTCCAGTCCATCCTCCGGCTGCTGCCCTTGCTTAATTTCTTCCGCTATCCCAGGATCACCTGGCAATACGTGTCACACCGCGTATTACGCTGGACATTAGCCCCCCTCTCCCTCCCCTTGACATTAATAGCCAACATCCTGCTCGTAATAGGACGTGCGGGTTATATATATGATATACTGCTGGTGCTCCAGGCAGGATTTTACGCGGCTGCTTTTGCCGGTTATACCTTGGCCAAAAGACAGGTAAAAAATAAATACCTCTACATCGCTTTCTACTTCCTGTTCATGAACATGGCCGTATTCCAGGGATTCGCCCGCTTCATCCGCAAACGCCAGTCCGGCGTATGGGAAAGATCCCAGCGTAGCCAGATGGTATTAGAACAAGGACAGTAG
- a CDS encoding response regulator, with amino-acid sequence MKKTILIIDDSLPIRYLLEAILGHQYTVVSAQDGLAAMSWLSKGSTPDLIITDLHMPNIDGWELLAHLSASYLYKDIPAIVITGALESVPDDFVGKYNNVHAVIQKPFDPANLLQQVGEIINGELATINS; translated from the coding sequence ATGAAAAAAACGATTTTAATAATAGACGATAGCTTACCGATCAGATATTTGCTCGAAGCAATACTTGGCCATCAATATACCGTAGTATCAGCGCAGGATGGATTGGCCGCCATGTCATGGCTTTCCAAAGGTAGTACACCTGACCTCATCATTACAGATCTGCACATGCCCAACATCGATGGATGGGAGCTGCTTGCACATCTTTCTGCCAGCTATTTATACAAGGATATTCCAGCTATAGTAATCACCGGTGCATTAGAGTCTGTGCCAGACGATTTCGTTGGCAAATACAACAATGTACATGCAGTGATCCAGAAACCTTTTGATCCTGCTAATTTGTTACAGCAGGTAGGGGAAATTATCAATGGCGAATTAGCCACTATCAACTCCTAG
- a CDS encoding O-antigen ligase family protein has translation MITTRRNIKPALLAAVWIVLVPLLAWLAASDVKAGAMIAVGIIGGAMCLTCLVNYRLGYYIYITVTLCIRLGERMSGAEQQVGLVMDALLWCVLFGCIFQRGHESAKKVNYAKDPLLITLYLYTLVQIIEVVNPAGPGFLVWVIFMRVFIRNLIMVYIGLNIFNSMKDVRTFFKFWLVISTLAAVYACIQQWFGLPSYELAFIARYPEKFRTVIILSGTRVYSFMSDPAVFGILMAGNIAICVILLTASKHAISIPKKLLILISAGLQMLALGYSGTRTGYVMLPLGLLIFFIANLQKRNTIIIAMVCGLVGLVILYGPFHGNPTIIRVRTAFLGKQDESVNVREVNRHRIQPYIYSHPIGGGLNTTGGNGATFAPGHELADFQTDNGYLRAVLETGWLGLLVCGAYFFFIIQAAIINFFKVKDELDKLLMISIAAVVFSIAIAQYAQDAVSLVESALLLNIFIAIVIKVRYTYDAS, from the coding sequence GTGATCACTACACGAAGAAATATCAAACCGGCGTTATTGGCTGCAGTATGGATCGTACTGGTGCCGCTGCTGGCCTGGCTGGCAGCCTCCGATGTCAAAGCAGGCGCCATGATAGCCGTCGGCATTATAGGTGGTGCCATGTGCCTGACCTGTCTGGTCAATTATCGCCTCGGATATTATATCTATATAACTGTCACACTTTGTATCCGCCTCGGCGAGCGTATGTCGGGCGCAGAACAACAGGTAGGACTTGTCATGGACGCCTTGCTATGGTGCGTACTGTTCGGTTGTATCTTCCAGCGCGGACATGAAAGCGCCAAAAAAGTCAACTATGCCAAAGACCCCCTGCTGATCACCCTCTATCTCTATACCCTCGTACAGATCATAGAAGTAGTGAATCCTGCCGGTCCCGGCTTCTTGGTATGGGTCATCTTCATGCGCGTATTCATCCGTAACCTCATCATGGTGTACATCGGCTTGAATATCTTCAACAGCATGAAGGACGTACGGACCTTCTTCAAGTTCTGGCTGGTGATCTCTACGCTGGCTGCTGTCTATGCCTGCATACAGCAATGGTTCGGACTCCCCTCCTACGAGCTGGCATTCATTGCCCGCTATCCTGAGAAGTTTAGAACCGTGATCATCCTAAGCGGCACCCGCGTATATTCCTTTATGTCCGATCCCGCCGTATTCGGGATCCTTATGGCAGGCAATATCGCCATCTGCGTCATCCTGCTCACCGCCAGTAAACACGCTATCAGCATTCCCAAAAAACTGCTGATACTGATATCTGCCGGCCTCCAGATGCTGGCCCTCGGCTATTCCGGTACCCGTACCGGTTATGTAATGCTGCCATTGGGCCTGCTTATCTTTTTCATCGCCAACCTGCAAAAAAGAAATACCATCATCATCGCCATGGTATGTGGACTCGTGGGACTCGTCATTCTTTATGGCCCCTTCCACGGCAATCCGACCATCATACGTGTAAGAACGGCTTTCCTGGGAAAACAGGACGAATCTGTAAATGTGCGAGAGGTGAACCGCCACCGCATACAACCATACATATATAGTCATCCCATCGGAGGAGGACTCAATACCACCGGCGGTAATGGCGCCACCTTCGCACCCGGCCACGAACTGGCCGACTTCCAGACCGACAACGGATACCTCCGTGCCGTACTGGAGACAGGCTGGCTTGGCCTCCTGGTATGCGGCGCCTACTTTTTCTTTATCATACAGGCAGCTATCATCAACTTCTTTAAAGTCAAAGACGAGCTGGATAAACTACTGATGATATCCATCGCCGCCGTAGTGTTTTCCATTGCTATCGCACAATACGCGCAAGATGCTGTTTCTCTTGTGGAATCTGCGCTGCTGCTGAATATCTTTATCGCTATCGTTATTAAAGTGAGATATACTTATGATGCGTCGTAA
- a CDS encoding sugar transferase codes for METITPTMAPLTGLGIAGKNNGTAQRPLEQERVLLFVGAAFPAASMEVAGFRCLVAEDVKGAQQTIAQLLNVYRQIPAVIIFRFKSDYETAFAQWESYFASHKVLCSIPFFLYTEDVSDTLKSFVRKYTFIDEIITKDCLLQQLQPKVDFVNKFKRLHTFMPLQEQEKVVYKGRRVSNFLKRTVDVTAAATALVVLSPVMLAVAAAIRLESKGPIFYTSKRAGRNYKIFKFYKFRTMVPDADKKLHMLENQYKDGKGAKFFKVANDPRVTRLGNFLRNSSLDEIPQLLNVLKGDMSLVGNRPLPLYEATTLTTDDWAERFLAPAGITGLWQISKRGKKEMSAEERISLDIDYAHKNSFAYDMWLMVNTPFAMIQKDNV; via the coding sequence ATGGAGACGATTACACCTACGATGGCCCCACTTACAGGCCTCGGTATTGCCGGAAAAAATAACGGAACAGCGCAACGCCCTTTAGAACAGGAGCGTGTGTTACTGTTCGTTGGCGCAGCATTTCCTGCCGCTTCAATGGAAGTAGCTGGTTTCCGTTGCCTGGTAGCTGAGGACGTAAAAGGTGCACAGCAAACTATTGCACAACTGTTGAATGTATACCGCCAGATCCCTGCGGTGATCATATTTCGTTTTAAGAGCGATTATGAGACTGCCTTTGCACAATGGGAGTCTTATTTTGCTTCTCATAAAGTATTGTGCTCCATTCCGTTTTTCTTATATACTGAAGACGTTTCTGATACCCTGAAATCTTTTGTAAGGAAATATACCTTCATTGACGAGATCATCACCAAAGACTGCCTGTTGCAGCAGCTGCAACCTAAGGTAGACTTCGTGAACAAGTTCAAACGCCTGCATACATTTATGCCGTTGCAGGAGCAGGAGAAGGTGGTCTATAAAGGCAGACGTGTCAGCAATTTCCTGAAGCGTACCGTGGATGTTACTGCCGCTGCCACTGCGCTGGTAGTCTTGAGCCCGGTGATGCTGGCGGTAGCCGCCGCCATACGCCTGGAATCAAAAGGACCTATCTTCTATACTTCCAAAAGAGCTGGCCGTAACTATAAAATATTTAAGTTCTATAAATTCCGTACGATGGTGCCTGATGCAGACAAAAAGCTGCATATGCTGGAAAACCAGTATAAAGATGGTAAAGGCGCCAAATTCTTCAAAGTAGCCAATGATCCGCGTGTAACGCGCCTGGGTAACTTCCTGCGTAACAGCAGCCTGGATGAGATCCCGCAGTTGCTGAATGTGTTGAAAGGAGATATGTCGCTGGTAGGTAACCGTCCGCTGCCATTATATGAGGCTACCACCCTTACAACAGATGATTGGGCAGAACGTTTCCTGGCGCCTGCTGGTATTACCGGCCTGTGGCAGATCAGCAAACGTGGTAAAAAGGAGATGTCTGCCGAAGAGCGTATCAGTCTTGATATTGACTACGCGCATAAAAACTCATTCGCGTACGATATGTGGCTGATGGTCAATACGCCATTCGCGATGATCCAAAAAGATAATGTGTAA
- a CDS encoding acyltransferase family protein: MSQQFPHTGSIFSFRPQHNGRHAWIDYAKGIAILFVVYRHVIYGLLYSGVEINDTMMDANEMLYGFRMPLFFFLSGLFFSSSQRKYGPKNFAITKVNTLLYPYLLWCIIQLTLQIMFSEYTNFKRDAGDYIDILIHPRTMLQQWYLFALFNTSVLYLFFSQVCRFKAPVQLLIGLALLSLKPYAGDISTLTDVMMHYVFFALGDLAAPYFFREKILDSLTSAPKALLLLPVFIGIQYYCMKHPGMNIYIYSAMALFGGLLVIILSLLLAKHERLTILRTIGHYSLYIYLLHLGIVFLLRFMVLKTGLQINMPLLTLFLVTAGIYGSMLLYRVCIRLGMNFLFKGPFKQVNYTPVQGSQPLKPIEN; this comes from the coding sequence ATGAGCCAACAGTTCCCACATACTGGATCAATCTTCTCATTCCGTCCACAACACAATGGACGCCATGCCTGGATCGACTATGCTAAGGGAATTGCTATTCTCTTTGTTGTATATCGTCACGTGATCTACGGACTGCTATATAGCGGTGTGGAGATCAATGATACCATGATGGATGCCAACGAAATGCTGTATGGCTTCCGCATGCCTTTGTTCTTCTTCCTCTCTGGCCTCTTCTTTTCATCCAGCCAGCGTAAGTACGGACCGAAGAACTTTGCTATCACCAAGGTAAATACCCTACTGTATCCTTACCTGTTGTGGTGTATCATTCAGCTCACCCTCCAGATCATGTTCTCCGAGTATACCAATTTCAAACGGGATGCCGGAGACTATATAGATATACTCATTCATCCACGTACCATGCTTCAGCAATGGTATTTGTTTGCCCTCTTCAACACGTCTGTACTTTATCTTTTCTTCAGCCAGGTATGCCGGTTTAAAGCGCCGGTACAGCTGCTGATAGGATTGGCCCTGCTGTCGCTCAAGCCTTATGCCGGCGATATCAGTACGCTTACCGACGTGATGATGCACTATGTGTTCTTTGCATTAGGCGACCTGGCCGCTCCTTATTTCTTCCGCGAGAAGATACTGGATAGCCTCACCTCTGCCCCCAAAGCATTACTGCTACTCCCGGTATTTATCGGCATTCAGTACTATTGTATGAAACATCCGGGTATGAATATCTACATATATTCTGCGATGGCACTGTTCGGCGGGCTGCTGGTGATCATACTCTCCCTGTTGCTGGCCAAACACGAGCGGCTGACTATACTACGTACGATCGGTCATTACTCGTTGTACATCTACCTGCTGCACCTGGGCATTGTGTTCCTGCTGCGTTTTATGGTACTGAAAACAGGTCTGCAGATCAACATGCCACTGCTGACCCTATTCCTAGTCACCGCCGGCATCTATGGGTCCATGCTCTTATATCGCGTATGTATCCGCCTGGGGATGAACTTCCTGTTCAAAGGACCTTTTAAGCAAGTGAATTACACACCGGTGCAAGGCAGTCAGCCTTTAAAACCGATAGAAAATTAA